A region from the Wansuia hejianensis genome encodes:
- a CDS encoding spermidine synthase, with the protein MESKLMRHKYFLYATEFFAGMSVMAVELGASRLMAPYFSSSQIVWTVIIGVIMIAMALGNVWGGRSADKRQDPGRLYRRLMIAAVWIALIPFLGRYLIVGISLLLATFISSNFLIWAALFTCLAIFAFPCVLLGTVTPSLVKYTVASLDNNGKTVGELGALNTIGSIIGTFLPTFVTIPAVGTAATFLIFSGVLAFISILYFVSVKKKKIFCTVTAALLVVLAVLTPKVTFAFWETGVTLEDESIYNYLQVKDDEDKTILSTNVLFGVQSIKMKNQELTGLYYDYALAAPVMAGMNTKDDNSVMILGLGSGTYATYCDEYFPGTKIQGAEIDEKIARIATEYFDMPSSVDVAVEDGRAYLTASEELYDVILVDAYQDITIPFQMSSLEFFTQVKEHLKDNGVMVVNMNMKSQAEDSINDYLCDTIAAVFPNVYRVPVEGSTNMEVFATASDSLPEDFEENSSRLEKGAFRAMMEQVSGGLEEYQGQGRILTDDKAPVELLGMKVLDEIIGDELDYYRKLYLG; encoded by the coding sequence AGTTCTTCCCAGATCGTATGGACTGTCATAATCGGCGTAATTATGATCGCCATGGCTCTGGGCAACGTATGGGGCGGGCGCTCAGCGGATAAACGGCAGGATCCGGGCAGGCTGTACAGGAGACTGATGATCGCGGCAGTATGGATTGCGCTGATTCCATTTCTGGGCCGGTACCTGATTGTGGGGATTTCCCTGCTGCTGGCAACGTTTATATCTTCTAATTTCCTGATATGGGCGGCTCTGTTTACCTGTCTGGCGATTTTTGCTTTTCCCTGCGTGCTCCTGGGAACTGTGACGCCGTCTCTGGTGAAATACACAGTGGCCAGCCTGGACAATAACGGCAAGACGGTGGGTGAGCTGGGGGCGCTGAATACGATCGGAAGCATCATCGGAACATTTCTGCCGACCTTTGTCACGATACCTGCGGTGGGAACAGCGGCCACTTTTCTGATATTTTCAGGCGTGCTGGCATTCATCAGCATCCTTTATTTTGTATCCGTTAAGAAGAAAAAGATTTTCTGCACCGTAACGGCAGCTCTTCTGGTGGTGCTGGCAGTTCTGACCCCGAAAGTGACGTTTGCTTTCTGGGAGACCGGGGTAACGCTGGAAGATGAGTCGATCTATAATTATCTCCAGGTCAAGGATGATGAGGATAAGACGATCCTCTCTACGAATGTCCTGTTCGGCGTGCAGTCCATTAAGATGAAGAACCAGGAGCTGACGGGTCTGTATTATGATTACGCGCTGGCGGCGCCTGTCATGGCAGGCATGAACACAAAGGATGATAATTCTGTGATGATCCTGGGGCTGGGTTCCGGTACCTATGCCACGTATTGTGACGAATATTTTCCGGGGACGAAGATCCAGGGGGCGGAGATTGATGAGAAAATCGCCCGTATTGCCACGGAATATTTCGATATGCCGTCCAGCGTGGATGTGGCTGTGGAGGACGGGAGAGCTTACCTGACGGCATCGGAGGAGCTGTATGACGTGATCCTGGTGGACGCCTATCAGGATATCACGATCCCATTCCAGATGTCTTCCTTGGAATTCTTTACTCAGGTGAAAGAGCATCTGAAGGATAACGGTGTTATGGTTGTTAACATGAATATGAAATCCCAGGCAGAGGACTCCATCAATGATTATCTGTGTGATACGATTGCGGCCGTATTCCCCAATGTCTACCGGGTTCCGGTAGAGGGCAGTACGAACATGGAGGTGTTTGCCACCGCATCAGACAGCCTTCCGGAGGACTTTGAAGAGAACAGCAGCAGGCTGGAGAAAGGGGCTTTCCGGGCGATGATGGAACAGGTTTCCGGCGGACTGGAGGAATATCAGGGCCAGGGCCGGATACTGACCGATGACAAGGCTCCGGTAGAGCTGTTGGGCATGAAAGTGCTGGACGAAATCATCGGGGACGAACTTGATTATTATAGGAAATTGTATCTGGGATAA